A window of Maioricimonas rarisocia genomic DNA:
CTGGCAGCCATCCGAGTAAGGTGGCGACGGCCACCGCGTTTCGACGAGGCGCAAAGAAAACTGGAGCGAAGCACGCGAGGGCGCTTCGCTCCAGAACGTCAATGCTGCCTGAGGTACCGCGAAGGCGGAATCAGCTGATCAGTTCCTTGATCGGCGTGCCGCCGTTGGCGAGCCGCATCGGACGGCCGCGCTTCGAGGTGTGCACGGTATCGAGCGGAATCCGCAGGGCGTGTGCGACAGTAGCCCAGAGGTCGCCCGGCAGATAGCTCTGGCTGAGGATGCGGACGCCGTCCTGATCGGTTTCACCGACGGCCAGGCCGCTGTTGAGCCCGCCGCCTCCCGCGAGGACCGACCAGCTGGTGGCCCAGTGATCACGGCCGACGTTCTGATTGATACGCGGAGTCCGACCGAACTCGCCCATGCAGACGATCACGGTATCGTCGAGCATGCCACGATCGGTCAGATCGCGGGTCAGCGCGGCGAGACCCTGGTCGAGCATCGGCAGGCGCTGATCGCGGAGCGTCGTGAAGACGTTCTGGTGCAGGTCCCATCCGCCCGGGAAGCGGACTTCGATGAACGGCACACCGATCTCGACGAGCCGGCGAGCCATCACGAGGCTGTCGCCAAAGGCGTTGCTGCCGTAGGCCTGACGGACGTTCTGCTGCTCCTCTTCGACGCGGAAGGCCCGCATCTGCTCAGAGGTCATCAGCTGGACAGCCTTCTTGTAGACGTCCTTGTGAGCCTGACCGACTTCACCGCGATCAGAGCGGATGAAGGTGTCTTCGACGACACTGAACATCTCCAGCCGCTGAGCGAGCCGCTGGCGGTTCATGCCTTCCATGTTGGCGTTGCGGATTTGACCGCGGCTGTCGACGACGAACGGGGCGTGCGTCATGTCGAGGAAGCCGGGGCTCATGCCGCCGCCACCGATCGAAACGAAGGCGGGAATCTCCAGGTCCTTCCGCTTCGGTCCCAGTTCGTGACTGACCACCGAGCCGAAGGAGGGGTGCACCACGGTCGGGTTCGGGACGAACGCCGTGTGCATGTAGTAGGTGCCCCGCATGTGGTCCGCTTCGCGGGTGCTCATCGAGCGGACGACCGAGAGGCGATCCATCACCTTGGCGACTTCCGGCAGGTGCTCGCTGATCTGCAGATCCCCTGCGGTGGAAATCGGCTGGAACTCGCCGCCGTTCTTGGAATTCGGCTTCAGATCCCACATGTCGATCGTGGGAGCACCGCCGCCGAGCCAGACCAGGATGCAGGCCTTCTGATTGCGGCGGACTTCCGCGGCGTTGGCCTGCAGGTGCGACAGGAAACCGGTGGCACCGAGCGTCATGGCGCTGCCGGCGGCCATATGGCTCATGAAGTGCCGTCGCGACATGCCGAAGTTGGTGGAGCGATTCATCAGTAGACCCTCGCAGGCAGGAAAGGAGTTGAGCGGTTCAGACGCATCCGGTCGCGGAGGCGATCAGTGGTTGACGATAAATTCGTTGGAGTTGAGCAGTGCCCAGTAGAGATCCTGATATGCGGCGACCTTGTCGGGATTGCCGCGAATCAGCTGCTGGATCTTCGAAAGTTCGAACCGGCTGGGCGTCCGTCCCAGTGCGGCCTGGTACAGTCGTTGAACACGGGCGCTGTCATTCCGCAGCCGACTGTCGGCGAGCACCGTGTACAGGTAGCTTCCCTTCTCGGCACTGATCGCCTTGTTGACCAGTTCGCCATTCATCATCAGCAGCGCCTGAGGGATGGATCCGCTGAACAGCGTCGGCTCGTCTTCTTCGTTGCCGCCGAAGATCCGCAGGAAGTCCCGCAGCCACCGCTGCCGCTGACGTTCCGACTGTTCGTATCCGGACTGTCCGCTCTGATGTGCGTTCGTCGCCACCAGCAGCGAGTCGTACAGCTGCTCGGCGTTGAGCGTCTTGACGTACATGTGGCTGAACAGCGGCACCTCGCCGGCGGCGGGGTTGTCGAACTCGTTGTCGGGGTTGAACGTGCTGGTCAGATTGTACGCCTCGCTGTTGCAGATCCAGCGGACCAGCTGCTTGACGTCGTAGCCGCTCTTGACGAACTCGTCGGTGAGACGGTCCAGCAGTTCCGGATGACTCGGCGGGTTGTGCGGTCCCATGTCGTCAACGGGACGTGTGAATCCGTAGCCGAAGAAGTGACCCCACATGCGATTGACCATCGCCCGGGCGATCCACTGATTCGGATCATCTTCGGTCATCAGCCGGGCGAGTTCTTCCCGACGGTTCGTGCCGGCGTTCGCGTCCACTTCGCGGTCGAAGTAGATCGGATACGCGACCTTCATCAGTCCGCTGCGGGTCTCGAAGTAGACCGGGCCGGTGAAGTCACGGAAGACAAGCTCCGAATAGTCGTCGACCATCTGACCCGATTCCGGATCGTACTTGTCATGGTCGAGACGGCGGATCTGACGCAGGAAGCTGTTGAACTCCCAGAACTGGTTCTGTTCCCAGCGGTTGAACGGGTGGTTGTGGCACTGCGTGCACTGGATCTGCAGACCCAGCAGCAGACGCGTCGTGCGGGCAGTCGCTTCGACGGCGTAGTCGTCGCTGTTGGGGTTCCCCTGCAGCTGGCCAAGCAGGAAGTTGACCGCACCGTTCTCTTCGAAATGCCCCTCGGCGGTCATCAGATCGTAAACGATCTCGTTCCAGGGGCGGTTGCGGGCAAAGCTCTCCCGGAAGAACTTTTCCATCCCGGGCCGGCTGGTTCGATCCGGAGTGGCCCGGCCAAGCGCCAGGTTCGTCCAGGTCGTCGTGAAGTTCCGGACGTAATCCGGATGTTCGAGCAACTCCTCGATCACACGCGCCCGCTTGCCGGGATCTTCGTCCGCCAGGAACGCTTCGAGTTCGCTTCCCGACGGGATGTGTCCGACGATGTCGAGGTACACGCGGCGGAGCCACTCGGCATCATCGGCGTGCGGGCTCGGCTTGACCTCGTTCTCTTCCCAGACCGTCCGGATCCGTTCGTTGATGTAGTCGATGATCGGGTCGGATGAACCGGTCGTAAACGCTTCTGCACCATCGCGTTGCGGTGCTGCGGAAAGCGAACTGGTCAGCAGGCACGTTGCTCCCACCAGAGTCGCAACGGTCCGCCACAGACCATTCCATCGTGTCCGCATCATGAGAGTCTCCCGCGACTTCGTTGAAACCAGACGGTTTGCGTGCTCAAGGGTCCCGAGCGACATCCGTTCGGGAGAAACACGCCCCGCTATTAGGATACCTCAGCGCACCACAGAACGTTCGTCACGTCTTGCGGAGATTCCCGGAGAACGGTCAGTGCGCCTTAAACTATGCTATCGAAGACGGTTAGGGAGATCAATGGCGTCTTCGCCGTGGCGCTCGGCACAGCATGGTCCGCTTACGATGAGGAAAGGGGACGGCAGCCGATCGTTCGCCGTCGAAACGGACCCGGCTTGAGGCGGTCCTGTCTGCAGTACCGGTTCCATGGTTTGTGTGGCCGGTGCGGGGGGATCGGCTTCGTCATTTCCTCCGCTACTGCGTGGCGAAGTCACGGAGCCGGACCGGAAGTCGACGCGAGCCCCAGTCCCCGGGATGCGGCTCGAAAACGCCCGGCAGGTGAGCGCCGCAGCGGCTGCAGCAGGCGTTGTCGGTGAGATTCCAATCGATCAGCTCGAACCAGTCGCGACCAATGAGCGTGGTGCCGCACTCGTGGCAGAACGTGCTGCCCCCGGCCGTGTCATGGACGTTGCCGGTGTACGCGT
This region includes:
- a CDS encoding DUF1501 domain-containing protein, with the protein product MNRSTNFGMSRRHFMSHMAAGSAMTLGATGFLSHLQANAAEVRRNQKACILVWLGGGAPTIDMWDLKPNSKNGGEFQPISTAGDLQISEHLPEVAKVMDRLSVVRSMSTREADHMRGTYYMHTAFVPNPTVVHPSFGSVVSHELGPKRKDLEIPAFVSIGGGGMSPGFLDMTHAPFVVDSRGQIRNANMEGMNRQRLAQRLEMFSVVEDTFIRSDRGEVGQAHKDVYKKAVQLMTSEQMRAFRVEEEQQNVRQAYGSNAFGDSLVMARRLVEIGVPFIEVRFPGGWDLHQNVFTTLRDQRLPMLDQGLAALTRDLTDRGMLDDTVIVCMGEFGRTPRINQNVGRDHWATSWSVLAGGGGLNSGLAVGETDQDGVRILSQSYLPGDLWATVAHALRIPLDTVHTSKRGRPMRLANGGTPIKELIS
- a CDS encoding DUF1549 and DUF1553 domain-containing protein, which gives rise to MMRTRWNGLWRTVATLVGATCLLTSSLSAAPQRDGAEAFTTGSSDPIIDYINERIRTVWEENEVKPSPHADDAEWLRRVYLDIVGHIPSGSELEAFLADEDPGKRARVIEELLEHPDYVRNFTTTWTNLALGRATPDRTSRPGMEKFFRESFARNRPWNEIVYDLMTAEGHFEENGAVNFLLGQLQGNPNSDDYAVEATARTTRLLLGLQIQCTQCHNHPFNRWEQNQFWEFNSFLRQIRRLDHDKYDPESGQMVDDYSELVFRDFTGPVYFETRSGLMKVAYPIYFDREVDANAGTNRREELARLMTEDDPNQWIARAMVNRMWGHFFGYGFTRPVDDMGPHNPPSHPELLDRLTDEFVKSGYDVKQLVRWICNSEAYNLTSTFNPDNEFDNPAAGEVPLFSHMYVKTLNAEQLYDSLLVATNAHQSGQSGYEQSERQRQRWLRDFLRIFGGNEEDEPTLFSGSIPQALLMMNGELVNKAISAEKGSYLYTVLADSRLRNDSARVQRLYQAALGRTPSRFELSKIQQLIRGNPDKVAAYQDLYWALLNSNEFIVNH